The Exiguobacterium acetylicum genome includes a window with the following:
- the guaA gene encoding glutamine-hydrolyzing GMP synthase — protein sequence MILVLDFGGQYNQLITRRIRDLGVYSELHSHKITAAEVKEIAPAGIIFSGGPRSVYAEDAYRCDPEIFDLGIPIFGICYGMQLMSQHFGGTVERAGHREYGKATLTLQDPSPMYANLPLEQTVWMSHSDLVTSVPNGFVVDGTNVSCPIASIKNEELKMYGVQYHPEVNHTVFGKELLKNFLFEVCKCTGDWSMENFIEIEVAKIQEQVGDKKVLCALSGGVDSSVVAALIHKAIGDQLTCMFVDHGLLRKGEAESVMKTFADHFHMNVIKIDAQDRFLDKLRGISDPEQKRKIIGNEFVYVFDEEASKLTDMDFLAQGTLYTDIIESGTDTAQTIKSHHNVGGLPEDMQFELIEPINTLFKDEVRELGKELGLSDEIVWRQPFPGPGLGIRVLGEITDEKLEIVRESDFILRDEIKKAGLEREIWQYFTVLPPIRSVGVMGDERTYDYAVGIRAVTSIDGMTSDWARIPWDVLEKISVRIVNEVQNVNRVLYDVTSKPPSTIEWE from the coding sequence ATGATTCTCGTCCTCGATTTTGGAGGACAATACAATCAATTGATCACACGTCGTATTCGGGACCTTGGTGTCTATAGTGAGTTGCATTCGCATAAAATCACTGCAGCAGAAGTAAAAGAAATCGCACCTGCTGGTATCATCTTCTCAGGTGGTCCACGTAGCGTCTACGCAGAGGATGCGTACCGGTGTGACCCAGAAATTTTCGACCTTGGTATTCCAATCTTCGGGATCTGTTACGGCATGCAGCTTATGTCACAACATTTCGGCGGAACAGTAGAACGTGCGGGACATCGTGAATATGGAAAAGCCACATTGACGTTACAAGACCCGTCACCGATGTATGCAAACCTGCCGCTCGAACAAACAGTTTGGATGAGCCACAGCGACCTCGTCACATCTGTGCCAAACGGATTCGTTGTCGATGGAACGAACGTGTCATGTCCAATCGCTTCGATCAAGAACGAAGAGTTGAAAATGTATGGTGTGCAGTATCACCCAGAAGTGAACCATACGGTCTTCGGGAAAGAATTGCTCAAGAACTTCCTCTTTGAAGTCTGTAAATGTACGGGCGACTGGTCAATGGAGAACTTCATCGAAATCGAAGTAGCGAAGATCCAAGAACAAGTCGGCGATAAAAAAGTTCTTTGTGCCCTTTCAGGTGGTGTCGACTCGTCTGTCGTCGCAGCTTTGATTCACAAAGCAATCGGTGATCAATTGACATGTATGTTCGTCGATCACGGTTTACTGCGTAAGGGAGAAGCAGAGAGCGTCATGAAGACATTCGCGGATCACTTCCACATGAACGTCATCAAGATTGATGCACAAGATCGTTTCCTCGATAAACTCCGTGGTATCTCGGATCCTGAGCAGAAACGTAAAATCATCGGTAACGAGTTCGTCTACGTCTTTGACGAAGAAGCTTCGAAGCTGACGGATATGGACTTCCTTGCGCAAGGTACACTCTATACGGATATCATCGAGAGTGGTACGGATACGGCACAAACAATCAAATCACACCATAACGTCGGTGGATTGCCGGAAGATATGCAGTTTGAATTGATCGAACCAATCAACACGTTGTTCAAGGATGAAGTCCGTGAACTCGGGAAAGAACTCGGTCTTTCCGATGAAATCGTGTGGCGTCAGCCGTTCCCAGGACCAGGTCTCGGAATTCGTGTCCTTGGTGAAATCACAGATGAGAAACTCGAAATCGTTCGCGAATCTGATTTCATTCTTCGTGATGAGATTAAAAAAGCTGGACTCGAGCGCGAAATCTGGCAGTACTTCACAGTCCTTCCTCCGATCCGTTCGGTTGGTGTCATGGGTGATGAGCGAACATACGACTATGCAGTCGGAATCCGCGCCGTCACGTCAATTGACGGGATGACATCAGACTGGGCACGTATCCCATGGGACGTACTTGAGAAGATTTCGGTCCGGATCGTCAATGAAGTTCAGAACGTCAACCGCGTCCTGTACGATGTGACGTCGAAACCACCGTCAACAATCGAATGGGAATAA
- a CDS encoding acyltransferase family protein: MNKRDAYWDNAKFGLITLVVFGHLIEPMISKDVGITNLFHFIYLFHMPAFVFISGYFTKGRMTTSRLLRLTLDYLLLFLLVQTVFVAVTKWLGLTQYAFWTLQPAYIYWYLFAVFIWTLVLWVIVWINHFLQVSLWYFVAGSIVISVYLGFFEAIGWTLSASRIIVFFPFFLLGYIFRRHQLTFPTSGGAKIFGLGMGGIAIVLLLRYPEILNFQLLSGTTGYAAMDLGVEGAGIRLSLYGLQLLLICAFFAWIPRRNGIGTTLGAHTLPIYVGHGFIVKVLVATSFYDNVGIWHSIWVSVMTILILVLLGKFPMTLQLSKWIIVDSEQKSAYKTERSDKISS, from the coding sequence ATGAACAAACGCGATGCATATTGGGATAATGCGAAATTCGGATTGATTACGCTCGTCGTATTCGGTCATTTGATTGAACCGATGATTTCAAAAGATGTCGGTATTACGAACCTGTTTCATTTCATTTATCTGTTTCATATGCCGGCCTTCGTCTTCATCTCCGGCTACTTTACGAAAGGACGCATGACGACATCTCGTCTTCTTCGACTGACGTTAGATTATCTTCTGTTGTTTCTGCTTGTGCAAACGGTATTCGTCGCAGTAACAAAGTGGTTGGGACTTACACAATATGCGTTTTGGACGCTGCAACCAGCTTATATCTATTGGTATCTGTTTGCGGTGTTTATATGGACGTTGGTGTTGTGGGTAATCGTCTGGATAAATCACTTTCTACAAGTGTCATTATGGTACTTTGTCGCAGGAAGCATCGTAATTAGTGTTTATCTCGGCTTTTTTGAAGCGATCGGCTGGACACTTAGTGCTTCACGGATTATCGTGTTTTTCCCGTTCTTTTTACTAGGCTATATATTCCGCCGACACCAGTTAACCTTTCCGACATCGGGTGGTGCAAAGATTTTTGGATTAGGGATGGGAGGAATCGCAATCGTCCTATTGTTACGTTACCCAGAGATTTTGAACTTTCAGTTGTTGAGTGGTACAACCGGTTATGCTGCTATGGATCTAGGTGTAGAAGGAGCAGGTATTCGACTTTCTTTGTATGGTTTACAACTTCTTTTGATCTGCGCTTTTTTTGCTTGGATACCAAGGCGAAATGGGATTGGAACAACACTTGGGGCTCATACATTACCGATTTATGTCGGACACGGTTTTATCGTAAAAGTATTAGTTGCTACATCGTTCTATGATAATGTCGGGATTTGGCATAGCATATGGGTTAGTGTGATGACCATTCTGATTTTGGTTTTACTCGGAAAATTCCCAATGACACTACAACTATCGAAATGGATTATAGTAGATTCCGAACAGAAGAGCGCTTACAAAACCGAACGTTCGGATAAAATAAGTAGTTAA
- a CDS encoding NCS2 family permease — MARFFDFNGLGTNMRTEFIAGMTTFFAMAYILFVNPNTLADAGMDAGAVFGATALVAMIGSITMGVFANYPIALAPGMGLNAFFAYSVVIGMGIPWQTALSGVLVSGLVFMVLTASGIREVIINAIPEPLKMAVAAGIGLFIAFIGLKTGGLVVANEATLVSLGYLSKGTTLLAVFGLVVSAVLMTRGVKGAIFFGMILTAIAGMIFGLIPVPTSLGEIVSAPPSIAPTFGQAFLHFDEIFTVQMMIVILTFFFVDFFDTAGTLVAVANQAGLIKENKVPRAGRALIADSTATVAGSILGTSTTVSYVESSAGVAAGGRSGMTAIVTALFFGLALFFSPLLAIITAPVTAPALIIVGVLMAASLLQIDWKKFEYAVPAFLTVIMMPLTYSIATGIAFGFLFYPVTMIAKGRAKEVHPIMYVLSLGFLGYFIWLH; from the coding sequence ATCGCGCGTTTCTTTGATTTCAATGGGCTTGGTACGAACATGCGTACAGAGTTCATCGCCGGCATGACGACATTCTTTGCGATGGCGTACATCCTATTCGTCAACCCGAACACATTAGCAGATGCGGGAATGGATGCAGGAGCAGTTTTCGGAGCAACAGCGCTCGTTGCAATGATTGGTTCCATCACGATGGGAGTATTCGCGAATTATCCGATTGCGCTTGCACCGGGTATGGGCTTAAACGCCTTCTTCGCTTATAGTGTCGTCATCGGAATGGGTATTCCATGGCAAACCGCACTTTCGGGTGTTCTCGTCTCAGGTCTCGTCTTCATGGTATTAACGGCTTCAGGCATTCGTGAGGTCATCATCAATGCGATTCCAGAACCACTGAAAATGGCGGTTGCAGCAGGAATCGGATTATTCATTGCTTTCATCGGTTTAAAAACAGGTGGTTTAGTCGTTGCGAACGAAGCAACACTCGTCTCACTTGGTTATCTAAGTAAGGGAACGACACTCCTCGCGGTATTCGGTCTTGTTGTCTCGGCAGTCTTGATGACACGCGGTGTCAAAGGCGCGATTTTCTTCGGAATGATTTTAACAGCAATTGCGGGTATGATCTTCGGCTTGATTCCAGTTCCGACAAGTCTTGGTGAGATCGTTTCAGCACCACCGAGTATCGCCCCAACATTTGGACAGGCATTCCTTCACTTTGATGAAATCTTCACGGTTCAAATGATGATCGTCATCTTGACATTCTTCTTCGTGGATTTCTTTGATACAGCAGGTACGCTGGTTGCAGTAGCAAACCAAGCGGGGCTGATTAAAGAAAATAAAGTACCACGTGCGGGTCGCGCATTAATTGCTGACTCAACAGCGACGGTAGCAGGTTCGATTCTTGGAACATCAACGACGGTTTCTTACGTTGAATCCAGCGCAGGGGTCGCAGCAGGTGGTCGTTCAGGTATGACAGCGATCGTCACAGCATTGTTCTTCGGTCTCGCTTTATTCTTCTCACCATTACTTGCAATCATTACAGCACCGGTCACAGCACCCGCATTGATCATCGTCGGTGTGTTGATGGCAGCTTCATTGCTTCAGATTGATTGGAAGAAATTCGAGTACGCGGTTCCGGCTTTCTTGACGGTCATCATGATGCCATTAACGTATTCGATCGCAACAGGGATTGCATTCGGTTTCCTCTTCTATCCGGTCACGATGATCGCTAAAGGACGAGCGAAAGAAGTGCATCCAATCATGTATGTGTTGTCACTCGGATTCCTCGGTTACTTCATCTGGTTGCATTAA
- a CDS encoding proline dehydrogenase family protein yields MLQQITGPAFEYLAENRLLIQLARKVGLPLGGTLFVGGQGAEETLDTVRQFNQDGRAATVDCLGEFVETEQDAVDIANECIKVIGQIKAYDLDAQVSLKLTSIGLRIDPDIAYQQLSRIAEVADQRNMRVTVNMEEAAMVESIVQVFERVHDRYPNVGIALQANVYRSRFDLERLQSTVRVVKGAYDGDDETYIQPKKTVDETYLQLVKINLLEGNYTQIATHDEQIIRQIIRFTQMKNIDRTQFEFQMLQGMRPKRQQELVRQGYRVVIYVPHGVDWYTYLMRRLAERPANIAFTVGAMLRR; encoded by the coding sequence ATGTTACAACAAATTACTGGACCTGCATTTGAATACTTGGCTGAGAATAGACTGTTGATTCAATTAGCTAGAAAAGTCGGATTACCACTTGGTGGAACGTTATTCGTCGGAGGGCAGGGCGCAGAAGAAACACTCGATACGGTGAGACAATTCAATCAAGATGGACGAGCCGCCACAGTAGATTGTTTGGGTGAGTTCGTCGAGACAGAACAAGACGCGGTAGACATCGCAAATGAATGTATTAAAGTCATCGGACAGATCAAAGCATATGATCTAGACGCACAAGTATCTTTAAAGCTGACATCAATCGGGTTAAGAATTGATCCGGATATCGCCTATCAGCAGTTAAGTCGTATTGCAGAGGTTGCTGACCAAAGAAATATGCGTGTGACCGTCAATATGGAAGAAGCGGCGATGGTCGAGTCGATTGTGCAAGTATTTGAAAGGGTGCACGATCGATATCCGAACGTTGGGATTGCATTACAGGCAAATGTATACCGCAGTCGTTTTGACCTAGAACGTCTTCAATCAACAGTACGTGTCGTTAAAGGGGCATACGACGGAGATGATGAAACCTATATCCAACCTAAGAAGACCGTAGATGAGACGTATCTTCAATTAGTGAAGATTAATTTGTTAGAAGGCAACTATACTCAGATCGCGACACATGATGAACAGATTATTCGACAAATCATTCGCTTTACTCAAATGAAAAATATTGATCGAACACAGTTTGAATTTCAAATGCTTCAAGGTATGCGACCGAAGCGACAACAAGAGCTCGTTCGACAAGGCTACCGTGTCGTCATCTATGTTCCGCACGGTGTCGACTGGTATACGTATTTGATGAGACGACTGGCTGAACGCCCAGCCAATATCGCTTTTACAGTAGGCGCCATGTTAAGAAGGTAA
- a CDS encoding NETI motif-containing protein produces the protein MAKKTKLRVAVEENETIGACLDRIDAMGYRPTVRREEPIFGLDANGEPYPIRQQIVFDCKVKESE, from the coding sequence ATGGCGAAAAAAACGAAACTACGTGTAGCCGTCGAAGAGAACGAGACGATTGGTGCTTGTTTGGATCGTATCGATGCCATGGGATACCGCCCGACGGTCCGACGAGAAGAGCCGATCTTTGGATTAGATGCCAATGGCGAACCGTATCCAATTCGTCAGCAAATCGTCTTTGATTGTAAAGTGAAAGAAAGCGAATGA
- the purE gene encoding 5-(carboxyamino)imidazole ribonucleotide mutase encodes MGNVEVGVIMGSQSDWETMKHTCDVLEQLEIPFEKKVVSAHRTPDLMFRYAESARERGLKVIIAGAGGAAHLPGMVAAKTTLPVIGVPVKSRALQGIDSLLSIVQMPGGVPVATVAIGEAGAKNAGLLAAQILSIQDERLARKLDHMRVELEGDVIASGGNLL; translated from the coding sequence ATGGGAAATGTAGAAGTCGGCGTCATCATGGGAAGTCAATCGGATTGGGAAACGATGAAACATACATGTGATGTGTTGGAGCAACTCGAAATTCCGTTTGAGAAGAAGGTCGTCTCCGCACACCGGACACCAGATCTAATGTTTCGTTATGCTGAGTCAGCACGTGAACGAGGACTAAAGGTCATCATTGCCGGCGCAGGCGGTGCCGCTCATCTACCAGGCATGGTCGCTGCTAAAACGACATTACCGGTCATCGGTGTTCCTGTGAAGAGTAGGGCGCTACAAGGAATCGACTCCTTGCTCTCGATCGTTCAAATGCCAGGCGGTGTACCGGTCGCAACAGTCGCGATCGGAGAGGCAGGCGCGAAAAACGCTGGATTGCTAGCCGCTCAAATTCTTTCGATTCAAGATGAACGACTTGCCCGCAAGCTCGATCATATGCGTGTTGAACTCGAAGGGGACGTCATTGCATCCGGAGGGAACCTACTATGA
- the purK gene encoding 5-(carboxyamino)imidazole ribonucleotide synthase, with product MKRIGILGGGQLGRMMALSAREMGFEILTLDPTDNAPCAQVADQHIQAAFTDVEAAKQLAAESDVVTYEFENISTEVAEAIGTKLIHGTDLLFQTQHRVREKEMIERIGHSVAPYYPVTHPADLEEAKQQLGLPFVLKTARFGYDGKGQTVIRTEEEFQAAIKQFEPTEYVAEQWLPFDQEISVIVTRSATETRVFPVSENIHQENILHLSIVPARISKSLEQEAITLAESIADAVGLIGTLAIELFVVGSRLIVNELAPRPHNSGHYSIDACETSQFEQHIRAISGLPLGDTRLTTPVVMANILGQHVTALYEELPRLNARTKIHLYGKAEAKTGRKMGHLNILAETVDDALAEVERLSIWKETVQ from the coding sequence ATGAAGCGAATCGGAATATTAGGTGGCGGTCAACTCGGTCGAATGATGGCACTGTCTGCCCGTGAGATGGGCTTTGAGATTCTGACGCTTGATCCAACAGACAACGCACCGTGTGCGCAAGTAGCGGATCAACACATTCAGGCAGCTTTCACGGATGTTGAAGCAGCAAAGCAACTTGCGGCTGAATCGGATGTCGTCACCTACGAATTCGAGAATATCTCGACGGAAGTCGCTGAAGCAATCGGAACGAAACTGATTCACGGAACCGATCTCCTCTTTCAAACGCAACATCGGGTTCGAGAAAAAGAGATGATTGAACGCATCGGGCATTCCGTCGCTCCATACTATCCGGTGACACATCCTGCTGACTTAGAGGAAGCGAAGCAACAACTCGGATTACCGTTCGTCTTGAAGACAGCACGATTCGGATACGACGGAAAAGGACAGACCGTCATTCGGACGGAAGAAGAGTTCCAAGCGGCAATCAAACAATTCGAACCGACTGAGTATGTCGCAGAACAATGGTTACCGTTTGATCAGGAAATTTCCGTCATCGTGACTCGAAGCGCAACCGAGACTCGTGTTTTCCCTGTTAGCGAGAACATTCATCAGGAGAACATTTTGCATCTATCGATTGTACCGGCTCGCATTTCAAAATCACTCGAACAAGAAGCAATTACGCTCGCTGAATCGATCGCGGATGCCGTCGGGCTGATCGGTACACTGGCAATCGAGTTGTTCGTCGTTGGTTCTCGACTAATCGTCAATGAACTAGCACCCCGACCACACAATTCGGGTCACTATTCGATCGATGCTTGTGAAACATCTCAATTCGAGCAACATATCCGTGCCATCAGTGGTCTCCCACTCGGTGATACCCGTCTGACGACACCGGTCGTCATGGCGAACATCCTGGGTCAGCATGTCACAGCATTATACGAGGAACTGCCGAGACTGAACGCTCGGACGAAAATTCACTTATATGGAAAAGCAGAAGCCAAGACAGGTCGCAAGATGGGACATTTAAACATCCTTGCGGAAACCGTCGACGATGCTTTGGCAGAAGTCGAACGCCTGTCGATATGGAAGGAGACAGTTCAATGA